In Aerococcus loyolae, a genomic segment contains:
- a CDS encoding AI-2E family transporter, whose product MHFNRKQWLLLGLGIIALCLIVLNWSSIVSWLGQVWSIAYPITLGAMVAYVVNILMSLYEKYLWPHTDKDWLAKSRRPIAIVLALLSILALIALTLGLIIPQLVAVVANFIEILPRLFQSLDGLLERYEDLYPEIVSYMGNLDLNWQNMVRRTISFAQGLTSSLIGSTIGAVTSVASWVVTIFIAIIITFYILMSKERLGQQFHRLTKAYLKEKHYNQVHYVLAMINDAFYNFIAGEVVEAAILGCMVGFGMWIFGFPYASMIGVLTGVTAIIPLLGAYISGGLGFLLILMHSPVQALLFVVFIVVVQQIEGNLIYPKVVGNSLGLPGMWVLIAVTVGGGLMGVAGMLIGVPVASAGYRLLKFDVNYREAKAQSADSQKVKAPSQLARQHDFSIQALADEEGLD is encoded by the coding sequence GTGCATTTTAACCGTAAGCAATGGTTATTACTAGGACTAGGCATCATTGCCCTCTGTCTCATTGTCCTTAACTGGTCATCCATTGTCTCCTGGCTGGGCCAAGTCTGGTCCATCGCCTATCCCATTACCCTAGGCGCCATGGTTGCCTATGTGGTCAATATCCTCATGTCCCTTTACGAGAAGTATTTGTGGCCCCATACTGATAAGGACTGGCTAGCGAAAAGCCGCCGCCCTATTGCCATCGTCTTGGCCCTCTTAAGTATCCTGGCCCTTATCGCCCTTACCTTGGGACTGATTATTCCCCAATTGGTCGCCGTAGTGGCCAACTTTATCGAGATCCTCCCCCGCCTCTTCCAAAGTCTGGATGGCTTATTAGAACGCTACGAGGACCTCTATCCGGAAATTGTCTCCTATATGGGAAATTTGGACCTCAACTGGCAGAACATGGTCCGCCGCACCATCAGCTTTGCCCAAGGGCTGACTTCGAGTTTGATTGGGTCAACCATCGGGGCCGTGACCTCAGTAGCAAGCTGGGTGGTCACCATCTTTATTGCTATCATTATTACTTTCTATATATTGATGTCTAAAGAACGTCTAGGCCAGCAATTTCACCGGCTCACCAAAGCTTACTTAAAGGAAAAGCACTACAACCAAGTCCATTATGTCTTAGCTATGATCAACGATGCTTTCTATAACTTCATCGCTGGAGAAGTTGTCGAGGCCGCCATCCTGGGTTGTATGGTGGGCTTTGGCATGTGGATCTTTGGCTTTCCTTACGCCAGCATGATCGGTGTCCTCACTGGGGTCACAGCCATCATCCCTCTCTTAGGGGCCTATATTTCTGGGGGCTTGGGTTTTCTTTTGATCCTCATGCATTCCCCCGTCCAAGCCCTGCTCTTTGTGGTCTTTATTGTCGTCGTCCAACAAATTGAAGGGAACTTGATCTATCCTAAAGTAGTCGGCAATTCTCTCGGCCTACCAGGCATGTGGGTCTTAATTGCAGTTACAGTAGGGGGCGGTTTGATGGGCGTTGCTGGCATGCTCATCGGGGTTCCAGTCGCTTCGGCCGGCTACCGCTTACTGAAATTTGATGTCAACTACCGCGAAGCCAAGGCCCAGTCAGCTGACAGCCAAAAAGTCAAAGCGCCTAGCCAACTGGCCCGCCAGCACGACTTTAGTATCCAGGCCTTAGCCGATGAAGAGGGCTTGGATTAA
- a CDS encoding PTS system mannose/fructose/sorbose family transporter subunit IID has protein sequence MRLLSKNKAQSPEAIEDKKMLRSMFWRSWTINMSRTGAYQYHAIGLIYTLLPAINRFYKTDEEKADALVRHTTWYNATMHLNNLITGIVAAMERSNSESDDFDPNSITAVKTSLMGPISGIGDSFFWGILRVIAAGIGISIASTGSPLGAIIFLLLYNIPAFLIHYYMLDIGYSLGTNFIRKVYESGAMKVITKASSMLGLMMVGSMTASHVKFKTTLSVAVNGGGDPILIQEYLDQLFKGLVPMAVTLLAFYLIRNKRVNVNWIMLGIILLSVVLGLLGVV, from the coding sequence ATGAGATTATTAAGTAAAAATAAGGCGCAAAGTCCTGAAGCCATTGAAGACAAAAAGATGTTAAGGTCCATGTTTTGGCGGTCCTGGACCATTAATATGAGTAGGACCGGGGCCTACCAATACCACGCCATTGGTTTAATTTATACCCTCTTACCGGCCATCAACCGTTTCTATAAAACTGATGAAGAAAAAGCTGATGCCTTGGTTCGCCATACCACCTGGTATAATGCCACCATGCACTTGAACAACCTAATTACCGGTATTGTTGCCGCTATGGAAAGATCTAATTCGGAGTCTGATGACTTTGATCCTAACTCCATTACGGCGGTAAAAACCTCTCTAATGGGCCCAATCTCAGGGATTGGTGATTCCTTCTTCTGGGGGATTTTACGGGTGATCGCGGCAGGAATTGGGATATCTATTGCTTCGACCGGTTCACCATTAGGAGCTATTATATTCTTACTTCTCTATAATATTCCTGCCTTCTTAATCCATTACTATATGCTAGATATCGGCTATTCACTAGGGACCAACTTTATCCGCAAAGTCTATGAATCTGGAGCCATGAAGGTCATTACTAAGGCTTCCTCGATGCTTGGGCTGATGATGGTTGGCTCGATGACAGCTTCTCATGTTAAATTTAAAACAACGCTATCGGTGGCCGTTAATGGTGGGGGCGACCCGATTTTAATCCAAGAATACTTGGACCAACTTTTTAAAGGCTTAGTCCCTATGGCGGTAACCTTACTAGCCTTCTATTTAATCCGCAATAAACGGGTGAATGTTAACTGGATTATGTTAGGAATTATCCTTCTTTCAGTCGTTCTAGGACTTTTAGGGGTTGTATAA
- a CDS encoding PepSY domain-containing protein yields MNKKLKISLVSLASIFTLAACGQANDGGNNSNTDQNESSQEVSSETKGETASQEENKEQNDAKEENKDQAESSQSGQDQESIENKDYAVSIEDAVNTFNKETGAEDVKIEEIEFDYEEEFSKYTYQIQGYNAENEWDMHIDPDTGEVLKVETEKEANDETKQIEVTSIITPKEAMEKALAEHPGEKVKNWELSVDDNGVIHYEIDLTNVDDVDVSASSGEIIP; encoded by the coding sequence ATGAATAAAAAATTGAAAATCTCATTAGTCAGTCTAGCCAGCATCTTTACATTAGCTGCCTGTGGCCAAGCTAATGATGGCGGAAATAATTCCAACACTGACCAAAATGAAAGCAGCCAAGAAGTTTCTTCAGAAACGAAGGGAGAAACAGCTTCTCAAGAAGAAAACAAAGAGCAAAATGACGCTAAAGAAGAAAATAAGGACCAAGCAGAGTCCAGTCAATCCGGCCAAGATCAAGAAAGTATCGAAAACAAAGACTATGCTGTTTCCATCGAAGATGCCGTGAATACATTTAACAAAGAAACTGGCGCTGAAGACGTTAAGATTGAAGAAATTGAGTTTGACTATGAGGAAGAATTCAGTAAATATACCTATCAAATCCAAGGCTATAACGCTGAAAATGAATGGGACATGCACATTGACCCTGATACCGGTGAAGTCTTGAAGGTAGAAACTGAAAAAGAAGCCAATGACGAAACGAAACAAATCGAAGTCACCAGCATTATCACACCAAAAGAAGCCATGGAGAAGGCCCTCGCCGAACACCCAGGCGAAAAAGTGAAAAACTGGGAACTTTCTGTTGATGACAACGGCGTCATCCACTATGAAATCGACCTCACCAATGTCGATGATGTCGATGTTAGCGCTTCAAGCGGAGAAATCATTCCTTAA
- a CDS encoding heavy metal translocating P-type ATPase translates to MTDFQQFIVTLVTGAVALCLQFLMGQEAIAFWLIAIWGIIMALILAKDMIETLKDGYYGVDILAITAILATLAVGEHWASLMILVMMTGGESLEAYATQQASRELEALLEHSPQFAHRLNPDGSTDSIPVDEVEVGDQVRVRPNELVPVDGVIIQGETFVDESSLTGESKPVEKTVGDELMSGSINGDASLVFEVKKAAKDSQYQRLVALVEHSKEEPAPFVRLADRYAVPFTIIAYAIAFIAWFVSKDPVRFAEVLVVASPCPLIIAAPVAIVGGMSNSSRNGIVMKSGTSLEKLDQVKSAAFDKTGTITQGSLAVDEVEVQGNFEAERILYYAASAEQSSTHVLARSLVEAAQAKDLELAPVSHLEEVTAAGVQGQVEGKKVKVGKADFVGAEKITDGKTNVYVAIDGHYAGRITFNDQIRPEASETIRELAHLDVERIMMLTGDDENIAQRIAHSAGIEEVHANLLPEDKINLLKAIGEESRPVMMVGDGVNDAPALTVADIGIAMGAHGSTAASESADAVILKDDLSKVSQAVKIAKHTLKVAKQAVIFGIVTSIILMLIASTGAIPALLGAILQEVMDLMAIFYALRARMQVK, encoded by the coding sequence ATGACTGATTTTCAACAGTTTATCGTGACCTTGGTTACTGGGGCCGTCGCTCTCTGCCTGCAATTTCTGATGGGCCAGGAAGCGATAGCCTTTTGGTTAATTGCCATTTGGGGGATTATCATGGCGCTCATTCTGGCCAAAGACATGATCGAAACCTTAAAGGATGGCTACTATGGAGTCGATATCCTCGCCATTACGGCTATCCTCGCCACCCTAGCTGTCGGGGAACATTGGGCCAGTTTAATGATTCTAGTCATGATGACCGGGGGAGAATCCCTGGAGGCCTATGCCACTCAACAAGCTAGTCGGGAACTGGAAGCCCTACTGGAGCATTCTCCTCAATTCGCCCACCGGCTTAATCCTGATGGGTCAACGGATTCTATTCCCGTTGACGAGGTGGAAGTCGGTGACCAAGTCAGAGTCCGTCCTAACGAATTGGTGCCTGTAGACGGGGTGATCATTCAAGGGGAGACCTTTGTTGATGAATCCTCCTTGACTGGGGAATCCAAGCCGGTGGAGAAAACAGTTGGTGACGAACTGATGTCGGGGTCGATTAATGGAGATGCTAGCCTAGTTTTTGAAGTCAAGAAGGCAGCTAAAGATAGTCAATACCAACGCTTAGTGGCTTTAGTTGAGCATTCTAAGGAAGAGCCCGCCCCCTTTGTCCGCCTGGCTGACCGTTATGCGGTGCCTTTTACCATTATCGCCTATGCCATTGCCTTCATTGCCTGGTTTGTCTCTAAGGATCCAGTGCGCTTTGCTGAAGTGTTAGTGGTGGCTTCACCTTGTCCTTTAATTATTGCTGCTCCGGTAGCCATTGTGGGTGGGATGAGTAACTCTAGTCGCAATGGGATTGTCATGAAATCAGGAACCAGCTTGGAAAAATTAGACCAAGTCAAAAGCGCTGCCTTTGATAAAACCGGGACCATTACCCAGGGCTCTTTAGCCGTTGATGAGGTGGAAGTCCAAGGTAACTTTGAAGCTGAGCGTATTCTTTATTATGCGGCTAGTGCTGAACAATCCTCGACCCACGTTTTAGCTCGGTCTCTAGTAGAGGCGGCCCAGGCCAAGGATTTAGAACTAGCCCCCGTCAGTCACTTAGAAGAAGTGACCGCTGCTGGAGTTCAAGGGCAAGTTGAGGGCAAGAAAGTAAAAGTGGGGAAGGCGGATTTTGTTGGTGCTGAGAAGATCACTGATGGCAAAACCAATGTCTATGTGGCGATTGACGGCCATTATGCTGGTCGGATTACCTTTAACGATCAAATCCGTCCTGAAGCGTCTGAAACTATCCGTGAATTAGCCCACTTGGACGTGGAACGGATCATGATGTTGACCGGGGATGATGAAAATATTGCTCAACGGATCGCCCACAGTGCTGGAATTGAGGAAGTGCACGCCAATCTCTTACCTGAGGATAAGATTAATCTCTTGAAGGCAATCGGAGAAGAGTCTCGACCGGTCATGATGGTGGGGGATGGGGTCAATGATGCCCCGGCGCTGACAGTCGCAGATATTGGGATTGCTATGGGGGCCCATGGATCAACCGCTGCCAGTGAATCCGCCGATGCTGTTATCTTAAAGGATGACCTCTCCAAGGTGAGTCAAGCGGTTAAAATTGCCAAACACACCCTGAAAGTGGCCAAGCAAGCCGTCATCTTTGGGATTGTGACCTCGATTATTTTGATGCTGATAGCTTCCACTGGCGCCATCCCAGCCTTATTAGGAGCCATTCTCCAAGAAGTGATGGATTTAATGGCCATCTTCTATGCCTTACGCGCCCGCATGCAAGTGAAATAG
- a CDS encoding putative heavy metal-binding protein, with translation MITTTTPNVQGKTIIAYQGIVFGEVVTGVNLLKDMGAGFRNIFGGRSKGYEGELTQAREEALQEMANRAKELGADAVVGVKMDYETLGANNGILMVTCSGTAVSLTD, from the coding sequence ATGATTACTACAACAACTCCCAACGTCCAGGGCAAGACCATCATCGCCTATCAAGGCATTGTCTTTGGCGAAGTGGTGACGGGTGTCAATCTACTGAAGGATATGGGAGCAGGTTTTCGTAATATCTTTGGCGGTCGGTCCAAGGGTTACGAAGGAGAACTGACCCAAGCACGCGAAGAAGCCCTCCAAGAAATGGCTAACCGAGCTAAAGAACTGGGTGCCGACGCTGTGGTGGGCGTCAAGATGGACTATGAAACCCTAGGAGCTAATAACGGCATTCTCATGGTCACCTGCAGCGGGACAGCCGTTAGCTTGACTGATTAA
- a CDS encoding sigma 54-interacting transcriptional regulator: protein MKKDIQKELMNILFNQSKPLSTKALSQAIGRSRSLTSNYLNHLAKLGKVEKSDSRPVYWSLAAPDKYLSESHDQIDYFAQFIGSQGSVKEAIKQIKAAVNYPPIGLPILLNGNSGVGKSFLAQLIYKQLHAQNKSCSQRFTVFNCADYANNPELMSSLLFGHVKGAFTGADSKREGLLKTADQGLLFLDEVHRLSYENQEKLFQFLDKGYFRPLGEENEEVYSQVRLVLATSEDPEKVLLPTFYRRIPLTIKLPDFHQRPYDERIKLVETLFRKESQRLKLPIKIDIGDFEFLVNQEYPGNIGSLYNNIQLLCAQAFEYQENADYLLISNQDHINHVLTIDAKKGPSKRQEDIEQLIIKPLQKVFDQASIYSVRSDFIGFTQDHLNHIDQSNLEPVILYQTLVKACQAILGKNIMTDSIDTFIRFYSSYQTYLQEIIFPSRIKQQILTDYPRTFSLARELCKGLDPKLYKNLVWYLSLLLLDAVNENLAYHALLVAHGDSTASSIQKVANQLNDDYIFDAINMPFSASVHDIIARVKEWMNDHQGLSGIIMLVDMGSLTTLYEGLKPEIRGELFVINQLSTALALEIGNYLIQKRSITDFIEESEGEFSPKVQFFEGFDIQKNIIISSISGEELAVGMADILKKYLNPNIKTIVMNYNELLHLIHQQDINENYFDATYFVLTTTPLDCQGRVKNVNLLELLENDFDNLSIYFKDIVALTDLQVLFKDFLKFFSVEGLSSRLEFLNPEVIITQVTVVIEKIEDRFQIELPPKINFTLTMHLALMIERIILDPVDYELSVDIHQLRLNNKPFYNYLNTILYPLKQFYRIEVNDWEIYSIYAMLTSYQESRKEAGRSS from the coding sequence ATGAAGAAAGACATCCAAAAAGAATTAATGAATATCCTTTTCAACCAGTCCAAGCCGCTGAGTACTAAGGCTCTGAGTCAGGCGATTGGTCGCAGTCGGTCATTGACCAGTAATTATCTCAATCATTTAGCCAAATTAGGCAAGGTGGAGAAGTCAGATTCGCGCCCCGTTTATTGGTCTTTAGCTGCTCCAGACAAGTATCTATCAGAAAGCCATGACCAGATTGATTATTTTGCTCAATTTATTGGAAGTCAAGGATCAGTCAAGGAAGCGATCAAACAAATTAAGGCAGCTGTTAATTATCCTCCCATTGGTTTACCGATCTTGTTAAATGGTAATTCTGGGGTAGGTAAGTCGTTTTTGGCTCAATTGATTTATAAGCAACTTCATGCCCAGAATAAATCTTGTTCCCAGCGTTTTACTGTCTTTAATTGTGCTGACTATGCCAATAATCCGGAATTAATGTCGTCACTTTTGTTTGGCCATGTCAAGGGGGCCTTTACCGGGGCAGATAGTAAACGAGAGGGGCTCTTAAAAACTGCCGACCAGGGACTCTTGTTTTTAGATGAAGTTCATCGACTGTCTTATGAAAACCAAGAGAAACTCTTTCAGTTTTTAGATAAGGGCTATTTCAGGCCCCTGGGTGAGGAGAATGAGGAAGTTTATTCTCAAGTACGCTTGGTATTAGCAACCTCTGAAGACCCCGAAAAAGTTCTCTTGCCCACCTTTTACCGACGGATTCCCTTAACCATTAAACTGCCGGACTTTCATCAAAGGCCCTATGATGAGCGGATTAAATTAGTGGAAACCCTCTTTCGCAAAGAATCCCAGCGTTTAAAACTCCCCATTAAAATTGATATTGGCGACTTTGAATTTCTCGTGAATCAAGAATACCCCGGAAATATTGGCTCGCTCTACAATAATATTCAATTACTCTGTGCTCAAGCCTTTGAATACCAGGAGAATGCAGACTATCTCTTAATCTCTAACCAGGACCACATCAACCATGTCTTAACTATTGATGCTAAGAAAGGCCCATCTAAACGTCAAGAAGATATTGAGCAATTGATTATCAAGCCCTTACAAAAAGTTTTTGACCAAGCATCGATTTACAGTGTTCGCTCGGATTTTATCGGTTTTACCCAGGACCATTTAAATCATATCGACCAGTCGAATTTGGAACCGGTTATACTCTATCAGACCCTAGTCAAGGCTTGCCAAGCTATCTTGGGGAAAAATATTATGACTGACTCGATCGACACCTTTATTCGCTTTTATAGTTCCTATCAAACCTACTTGCAGGAAATTATTTTTCCAAGTCGAATTAAACAGCAAATCCTGACCGATTACCCGAGGACCTTTTCCTTAGCTCGCGAACTCTGTAAGGGGCTTGACCCCAAACTTTATAAGAACCTGGTTTGGTATTTAAGCCTCTTGCTCTTGGATGCTGTTAATGAAAACCTCGCCTACCATGCCTTACTTGTGGCCCACGGGGATTCGACAGCTTCTAGCATTCAAAAAGTGGCTAATCAATTAAATGATGACTATATCTTTGATGCTATTAATATGCCTTTTTCTGCTTCAGTTCATGATATTATCGCCCGGGTCAAGGAGTGGATGAATGACCATCAAGGCCTTTCGGGAATTATTATGCTGGTGGATATGGGATCTTTGACCACCCTCTATGAGGGGTTGAAGCCAGAAATCCGTGGAGAACTTTTTGTGATTAATCAGTTAAGTACTGCTCTTGCCCTGGAAATTGGAAACTATTTGATCCAAAAACGCTCGATAACTGATTTTATCGAAGAATCTGAGGGTGAATTTTCGCCTAAGGTGCAGTTCTTTGAAGGCTTTGATATTCAAAAGAATATTATTATTTCCAGTATTTCGGGTGAGGAATTGGCTGTGGGGATGGCCGATATTTTGAAAAAATACTTAAATCCTAACATAAAGACCATCGTGATGAATTATAATGAGCTCTTGCATTTGATTCACCAGCAGGATATCAATGAAAATTATTTTGATGCTACTTACTTTGTCTTAACTACCACACCTTTGGATTGCCAAGGTCGAGTGAAAAATGTTAACTTGTTAGAACTCTTAGAAAATGATTTTGATAATTTAAGTATTTACTTTAAAGATATTGTGGCCTTAACCGACTTACAAGTCTTGTTCAAGGACTTCTTGAAGTTCTTTTCCGTTGAAGGTTTGTCATCACGCTTGGAATTTTTAAATCCGGAAGTCATTATTACCCAAGTGACTGTTGTGATTGAAAAGATTGAGGACCGTTTTCAAATTGAGCTCCCACCCAAGATTAACTTTACCTTGACTATGCATTTAGCCTTGATGATTGAACGGATTATTTTAGATCCGGTTGATTATGAACTCTCTGTGGATATCCACCAACTACGTTTAAATAACAAACCCTTTTATAATTACCTCAACACTATTCTCTACCCTTTGAAGCAGTTTTACCGCATTGAGGTTAATGATTGGGAAATTTATAGCATCTATGCCATGTTAACCAGTTACCAGGAAAGTCGTAAAGAGGCTGGCCGATCCAGTTAA
- a CDS encoding PTS mannose/fructose/sorbose/N-acetylgalactosamine transporter subunit IIC, whose amino-acid sequence MLTYAIIAFFVVFFCSSVTYLTGQSMIERPLVVGLVTGVCMGDMTTGILIGAALEAVFMGNVNIGGVISAEPVTATALAVTFAIISNVEQQAAITLAIPIGMLAAFVVMFLKNVFMNIFAPALDKFARENNQKGIVFLHYFSFVVYFFILASITFIGVLAGSGPIEQLVNNIPEALMNGLKAAGGLLPAVGFALLMKLLWNNKLAVFYLLGFILTAYLKLPAVAVAALGFVICLVSAQRDLELNELRSLRQTAASNNVESSDQAEEDDFFS is encoded by the coding sequence ATGCTTACTTATGCAATAATTGCCTTTTTCGTCGTCTTCTTCTGCTCATCAGTCACCTATTTGACGGGGCAATCCATGATCGAGCGTCCGCTAGTGGTTGGACTTGTGACTGGTGTATGTATGGGAGACATGACTACAGGTATCTTAATTGGGGCTGCCTTAGAAGCGGTCTTTATGGGAAATGTGAATATCGGTGGGGTGATCTCTGCTGAACCGGTTACTGCGACTGCGCTTGCGGTTACCTTTGCTATTATTTCTAATGTTGAGCAACAAGCGGCTATTACCCTAGCTATCCCAATCGGTATGCTCGCCGCTTTCGTGGTAATGTTTTTAAAGAATGTCTTTATGAACATCTTTGCCCCTGCTCTTGATAAATTTGCCAGAGAAAACAATCAAAAAGGAATTGTCTTCCTGCATTATTTTAGTTTCGTGGTGTATTTCTTTATCTTGGCTTCAATCACCTTTATCGGTGTTCTGGCCGGGAGTGGTCCGATTGAACAATTAGTTAATAATATTCCAGAGGCCCTAATGAATGGGTTGAAGGCTGCTGGTGGGCTCTTACCTGCTGTTGGTTTTGCCCTCTTAATGAAGCTCTTATGGAATAATAAATTAGCTGTCTTCTACCTACTCGGTTTTATTTTAACCGCCTACTTAAAATTACCAGCGGTTGCTGTAGCAGCTCTTGGTTTTGTTATTTGCTTGGTTAGTGCCCAACGCGACTTAGAACTGAATGAATTAAGAAGTTTGCGACAAACGGCAGCAAGCAATAATGTTGAAAGCAGTGATCAAGCAGAGGAGGATGACTTTTTCTCATGA
- a CDS encoding PTS system mannose/fructose/N-acetylgalactosamine-transporter subunit IIB encodes MITQIRVDDRLIHGQVAVVWTKELNTPLIIVANDAAANDEITQMTLKMAVPEGSKLLIRSVQDAIKVCQDPRAADRKLFVIVNKVSDAYQIAEAVENTEAVNVANVGRFDQTDPAEKVAPFSSVQLNPTELQAAKELSKLSVDSFHQVLPSNTKKDLAEALASL; translated from the coding sequence ATGATTACTCAAATTCGTGTTGATGACCGTTTGATCCATGGCCAAGTGGCTGTCGTTTGGACCAAGGAATTGAATACCCCCTTAATTATTGTGGCCAATGATGCGGCTGCTAATGATGAAATCACCCAAATGACCTTAAAGATGGCTGTACCAGAAGGGTCTAAATTGTTGATTCGTTCGGTTCAAGATGCCATTAAAGTCTGCCAAGACCCTCGAGCAGCAGATCGAAAATTATTTGTCATTGTCAATAAGGTTTCCGATGCTTATCAAATTGCTGAAGCAGTGGAAAATACCGAAGCCGTTAATGTGGCTAATGTTGGACGTTTTGACCAAACTGACCCGGCTGAAAAGGTGGCACCATTTTCTAGTGTTCAATTGAACCCGACCGAATTACAAGCGGCTAAGGAACTTTCTAAGCTATCAGTGGATAGTTTCCATCAAGTGTTACCAAGTAATACCAAGAAAGATTTAGCTGAAGCCTTAGCGAGTCTATAA
- the rpoN gene encoding RNA polymerase factor sigma-54, whose protein sequence is MAIHYRTQQNIKAKLSPYVKNQLAQSSQLLQKNQLDLATALYHYYESNPFIEITENQQVSATFTHDSSDYSLAETLADPNALSLDEYLYSQLNESQLSSYDKRQVLYLIGQLDQDGYYRKEDQATCQLFAWRQSELESYLRILQGLDPTGIGARNLKECLALQAKNLPNSQLLERLINEHLEDLAQGKFEIIAEQEHNSVDQIKASFSQIQRLEPRPARNFSFETPAYTLPDIIVSVEKGELAIQVAKDYLPKITFNQNYYQAMQSKNLDQTTQDYLKEKKLEFDWLVFSLKKRDQVLLKISQHLIHYQAAYLNQESNQLRPLTQKELAKALDYDQSTISRAITDKYLQYNQRILSFQDLIAQKISAKGKPLTRKQAEKLIRQLIAKEYPNHPLSDQAISEYLAMHDYYLARRTVAKYRQALGIPGARARKRQKLTLKK, encoded by the coding sequence ATGGCCATTCATTATCGCACCCAGCAAAATATCAAGGCGAAATTATCCCCCTATGTCAAAAATCAACTGGCCCAGTCCTCCCAACTCCTACAAAAAAATCAGCTCGACCTCGCTACTGCGTTGTATCACTACTATGAAAGCAATCCCTTTATTGAAATCACAGAAAATCAGCAAGTCTCAGCGACCTTCACCCACGACTCAAGTGACTATTCCTTAGCCGAGACTTTGGCTGATCCCAATGCCTTATCGCTCGATGAATATTTATATAGTCAACTCAATGAAAGCCAGTTAAGCAGCTATGACAAAAGACAAGTCCTGTATTTAATTGGCCAATTAGATCAGGACGGCTATTATCGCAAGGAAGACCAGGCTACCTGCCAACTCTTTGCTTGGCGCCAAAGCGAATTAGAAAGCTATTTAAGGATCCTACAGGGTCTTGACCCCACAGGAATTGGGGCACGAAATTTAAAAGAATGTCTGGCTCTACAAGCAAAAAACCTTCCTAATAGTCAATTACTGGAACGTTTAATTAATGAGCACTTAGAAGACCTAGCCCAAGGAAAGTTTGAAATAATCGCTGAGCAAGAACACAACAGTGTCGACCAGATCAAAGCCAGCTTTTCACAGATTCAAAGGTTGGAGCCCCGACCCGCCCGTAATTTTTCCTTTGAGACGCCTGCTTACACCCTGCCCGATATCATTGTCAGCGTCGAAAAGGGGGAGCTAGCCATCCAAGTCGCTAAAGACTACCTCCCCAAAATCACTTTTAACCAAAATTATTACCAAGCCATGCAAAGTAAAAACCTGGACCAAACCACCCAGGACTATCTCAAAGAAAAAAAGCTAGAATTTGACTGGCTAGTCTTTTCTTTAAAGAAAAGAGACCAAGTGCTGTTGAAAATTAGCCAACATCTGATCCATTACCAGGCTGCTTATTTAAACCAGGAGAGCAATCAGCTCCGCCCCCTGACTCAAAAAGAACTGGCAAAAGCCTTGGATTATGACCAATCAACCATTTCTCGGGCTATTACGGACAAATACCTGCAATATAATCAGCGGATTTTAAGTTTTCAGGACCTCATCGCACAAAAGATTTCCGCTAAAGGTAAGCCACTTACGCGAAAACAAGCGGAAAAATTAATTAGGCAATTGATTGCTAAAGAATACCCTAATCACCCCCTAAGTGACCAAGCCATTAGCGAGTACTTAGCGATGCATGATTATTATTTAGCTCGACGGACGGTTGCCAAGTACCGCCAAGCCCTGGGCATCCCTGGGGCGCGAGCGCGAAAAAGGCAAAAACTCACTCTTAAAAAATAA
- a CDS encoding PTS sugar transporter subunit IIA codes for MAKKILIASHGHLASGFKSSIKILTGLEDQVQVIDAYVTEEDYSSQIDQFLAGIQADDQGIIFTDIFGGSVNQRIVSKCLRSNKAKQVYVISNANLGVILSVLLNPDVVSEESLQVEIEESAVKLVQLETQESDDDFFA; via the coding sequence ATGGCCAAGAAAATTTTAATTGCTTCTCATGGCCACTTGGCATCCGGTTTTAAGTCATCGATCAAGATTCTCACCGGCCTGGAAGACCAAGTGCAAGTGATTGATGCTTATGTCACTGAAGAGGATTATAGCAGCCAAATTGATCAATTCTTAGCCGGTATTCAGGCCGACGACCAAGGTATTATCTTTACAGATATTTTCGGAGGTTCTGTCAACCAGCGAATTGTTTCCAAGTGTTTACGTAGCAATAAGGCTAAGCAAGTTTATGTGATAAGTAATGCTAACCTAGGCGTTATCCTGAGTGTACTACTCAATCCAGACGTCGTAAGTGAAGAGAGCTTACAAGTTGAAATAGAGGAAAGTGCCGTTAAATTAGTTCAGTTAGAGACCCAAGAGTCAGATGATGACTTCTTTGCTTAA